TATAGCTCATCACTACCATCCCCTAAtccaatcaaatacatataatcaGGTGGATTCTCCCCTGTGATTGCTACTTCTCCTCTTTTCTCCGCTTCTTTCCGTTTCTCTTCCTCCCTTTGTGTATCATCATAATAGGACTGAAACGCTGCAAGGCTAGAAAGGAAACCCAATGGCATGACAGTCCATCGAGAACTACACGCAAACGAGTCGGTCGGGATAATAGGAGTGGAATACTGGCTTGCTCGGGGGAGAACCCTCTGACGATATCTCAACATAAGTgtagcccatccatcaatatgctacAATTGTGATAAAACAAATAAGCATGAAACTTACTTAGTTTTCCAAGAATGGAAACAAATAAGTGAGCAACTTACTAAGTTTTCCAAGTATCCGGAATATCCAAGACCAAGTAACCTGATCCAAAACTCAGGTGTGAGGTATATAAAATTTTCGTTCTGAAAAATGAACATGCACCGCGTTTCTTGCTTACTATCCACCATACTCTTCGGATCTTTTGCAGGCCCAACGTGCTTTCTACCGTCTCTCCAAGCAttgggtggtggtggtagtagaGTTCCTTGATCATTCACTAGCCTGTCTACCATCGACCAAATTTCCTCGTCATTAACCCAATCCTTTTGCGACCGTTTACGCTTTTTCACAATCGGAGCAACAACATCTTCTTCAACAATAGGGTGGGGTTCTTCTTCAACAACACCCTGTTCTTCAGTATCGAGATTAACAACCTCCTCAGCCTCAGACACCCTCAGCCTTTTCACTTTGCGAGCAACATCATCTGACAGCTGTGAATTATAGAAAGTCAGGAAAAAAGGCGCAAGGGCGCAAAATAACCCTTgcgacacacgcaaggacgcaaggtataaCCTTGCGCCATTTATGTAACataggcgcaaggtcgcaagaccATACCTTGCGCCTGTTTGTCAAAacaagcgcaaggacgcaagacatgACCTTGCGCCTACTTTTAACAAACACAGCCTGTTTATTCTCGATAATTAATGACAAAACTGCAAGTTTAAGGTAAAAAAAATGTAATTAAAGATATACCTTCTCGATTGGTTTTCTGTATCCCGGTGTTGTGAAAGGGGAGCTTAGTACACGCGTTGGTCGTCGATCTCTCATTCCACGTCTAATCCGTTGAGCTGATTTGTCGTTTTCATTGTCTGAGAAGGATCGACCAAGTAACTCCTCATCTTGATTTTGCTCTTGTTCTGATATTCGTTTCTCTTGTTCAGATATACGTCTCTCGTGATCATTTATTTGCGTTCTACACTCTTGCAGCTCCTTCTCTTGCCTATCCATCCGTTTCACCAAAGACATGTATAATTCCTTTGCATCAGTAGATAAGTTTGATTGAGTCTGAGATTGAGactgagattgagattgagattgagactGTTCTCCACCACCATGTTCCTCATTGACAGGTTCatcttcaacaggttcttcaacttCCTCATCCACTTCCGTCCCATCAAAGTATTGGCAACTTTTTAACCACCATTGTCATCCACTCTCAACATCAGTGGGATGCAGAGTACGAAAAGGTCGTTTATTCTTCGGACAATCATCCTGTACAACAGCAGCAAAAGTTAAATccaaaggcgcaaggacgcaagaccaacCTTGCGCCTCGTAAATGATGACGCAAGACTACTCTTGCGTTGACCATAAGACGTTAGCTGAAGGCGCAAGGACCCAAGGACAAACCTTGCGTCCCGGAAACAAACACGCAAGCCGTGAACCTTGCGTGTTACGTCATCAGTAACCAAGCGCAAGgttggtcttgcgtccttgcgcctaatTACTGATGACGCAAGACTACTCTTGCGTTGGCGATATGACGTAAGGTgcaggcgcaaggtcgcaagaacGAACCTTGCGCCTTggtcacgcaaggacgcaagatatatcttgcgcCCATCACAGAACCCATTTTATCCTAAATCCTTACTCTGTATTCTTCCAGCACCAACAAAACTTTTatgttaaaaacaacacttaccatAACGTTTAGTAGATGCAGGTAATCAGTGACTGAAAAAGTCTCAGCCGATGAACGTTTCCAAAATAAGGCCCTCGGTACTCCATTTTTGTATGTCTTGTGGGCAAAACTTTTAATTGTTCGTCGATAtgcctcgagaatccaaatctacaaaattagttaaataaataaggacgcataaaaaaataatatacgATTCAAATGTAGAGGTATTAACCAAATCTACCAAACTTGTTTATTTTTACCTTAAATGACCACATAAAACCGACCAAAGTATAACCCTTTCCCACCTCTAACTGACTTTCCCGAGCTTGAAATCCATCTTTAACTACGGGGTAAGTGGCATCCCAAATACGATTACCCCACGGGTAGTCATTCAATTTAGCAAAGTCTTCGACTAGCCATAGGTATTTTTTGCTCACCACATGAATCCCTTGCTTACCCATAAACGCTCTCTCCACAATCAAAATAATGGCTAGTCGCACGACATCATCATCACTAACCACAAAATCAGCACCATCATATAAAAGCTTTTGGATATCGGTAATTGTAATGTTTGAATTAACTTTACGATTTGGGAAACAACGTCGTCTAATCGGTGGTGTTTCTACATCATAACTTCTGGgaatgtaatgtgccatgtccgtgcGACGACTAAACTTAAACCCCGTGATGAGACAAAATTCCCGCCTACTAAATCTAATTTTGAAATTCGGACGGAAACTAAACCATATTTCCTCATCATCAGCAGGGTACTTTTCATCTATTCCTATCGGTCGCTCACTCTTTCTttggagcattgcatgtacaagGCCCGGATCATTGCCGGTGTAAGAAAGATCTAGCCAAGGACCAAAACAAGTTCCCCCAAAATTTTTTTGTTGATTCTCAGTCATTGATGCCTTTAGTTGAGGTATAACATTAAGCATATTCTTCATCGTCAACTTCGCCTCAACATATCCCTGAAACAGACAGTTTTTCAGAAGAAAaatacaggcgcaaggacgcaagtcgcaCCTTGCGTCTCGTGTATcacacaggcgcaaggacgcaagacgtgCCTTGCGCCAGATACTAGGGAcaaaacgcaaggacgcaagacattccttgcgcctataccagattctagttttaagccctaaaacaatcgtGTTCCAGTTTTTATAAAATGTTAGCTTCCAAATACTGTAACTTTAACAAATCTAGCAACACTATAAGTGAGTTTTGCATCACCAAGCTCGTTGaagcatttcatcgaacacttGGTGTGCAACAAAAATTATATATCATTTTCGACATAGAAATGGAGTAATCGAACGGAGATAGTTGAAAGGAAACACTTACCTGTTCTTGTGACATATTGATCACGTTTTTTGTCGgttttttttctcttcctttttctcaatcgtggtggtgatggtgatgctaatggaggcggtgatggtaatggtggtgagATGTACTGATGGCGGTGGTGCtggcgatggtggtggtggtggtggtgatgtggtgAGTCTCAGAAGAAAGGTCGCAAGGGTAGACGGGTCGCAAGGGGGTCGCAAGTGCAAGGTTCTTTGTAATCGCCGTCGGTCGCAAAGTGGTCGCAAGAGCTGAGTGTCggggtgtgtgtgtgtatgtggtgtctgatttctatatttgacctaattttttaacacaaggacgcaaggcgcaaggacgcaaggcgcaaggacgcaagtcgcaaggtcgcaaggtctcttgcgccttgcgcgggcattttgtcaaggttttttttttttgggtaccaGCTCAGAAAAGACAaaaaaaatgggtattttggtgattGACCCTAGCATCTTTGATGATTTAAAATCATAGTGCACAAACATTCACATGTGTAAGTGAATATTGGCCTTTGTCTAGTAAATGAGACCTGAAAGATGGGCCCATGGAGACATAAATCAGGGGCCCATATATGTAGGCCATGTTTGGCAAGAAGCTTTTTGAAGctttttgaagtttttagcttttaATTTTTATGAAAAagcttttattaaataaaaatctcCGTTTGTTTGTAAGAGCTTAAAGCTTTTAGAAGAATTTGAAAAGCTCCTAAACGCTCTTTTATCAAACGCTACATGCACTAACGTTTAGGAAAGAAAGGTAGCGTTTTCTCTTTAAATTTCATAAATACCCTTTTCCTATATAAATCTCCCACGTATCATAAGCACTTCATCAGTTATCCAAAATGTCTTAGTTGTCTACACGTGTACACATATTTGCAGTATGTATGAAAATTATTTCACACACACTatgtaatttaatttaatattaactaatTTGATTTATACTTTGATTTTAACGAGAAAGCATAgacataatatatatgttaatcTAGCATTAACTGTTTTTTTAATGTCCATTTTTGTCTTTTTACCATTTTTTTAACAGCTTCAGCTAGTTTGCAAAACATCTAATCATATCTAAAAAGTTTCAGTTAACAGCTACAAGTTTCTAGCTTTCAGCTAATAGCTAACAGCTACTAACTTTCAGCTAACAGCTACCAACTACTAGCTAATTGTGCCAAACATACCCGTAGTGGGCATGTTTGAACAAGATCATATTGTTTCTTAATAGTTGGTTCAAGAGGTTTAATCAATACACAACAATTGGGTTAACTAAACATATTCAACCACAAGGTGCTCGACCCAAATCACTATCTATGTTCGATGGTACTTAATTATTCATTGGATTATGTTACTTTACAAGAATTAAGTTCTGATGATCTTATCCCTAAACTTGCCCGTGTTAGGTTACTTGAGGTTTGAGAAGAGAAAAagctttaaaaaatatatataaatgaagatCTTTTAACAAGCGTACCTACTAAAAAGGGGAATTGCAAGAAAAAAGTGATCAAATATCCCAATTTTGACGATTTAGAAAACAAGAGTGGAGTTTCCTAAATTTGTAATATACCAAACATCACATCTAATGGAATATTGATCTtttagtcttaacaagtttaattctaaCTAGAACAAACCCAAGTTTCCTATGTTTATGCTGTGTTACAAAGGAATCTAGGTTGAGGAGTGACATATAGCCATTTTAGTGGTTAAAaggtgttggtgcatgaatccccagccgtagctTATTTCTTCGTTTAatacattcggttatgtaataatgtttactctTGTCTATTGATTACATTTGTGATTGTgcgtacttaatttattaaatgatcaatatgttaaactgcacacagtcgaccaagtgtgtatagacactcgaccgactgtgtcagTCAGACGACCGAGTGTAcacagacactcgaccgagtgtgtctgtggtcactatatatacgggtttagacttctTTGATGAGTTTACTCGTCCCATTCACCCTAAGTCGTAGATTTTCGTCTCAagagaaccctaacaccatataccaccgaaatatatcgtctaggagtcgatctaatctaggttttgctctaggtttgaccaattcaatcccaaaacgacccatatctcggtttaaccctattctagtgtattccgcctctagtTTAGAGTCCGAGCGACCTAAGATCCTAAAAATaaacgtctacaaagtggtatcagagctggagtctctggttttgcttgatcaaatcgtttttgggtcaaaaattggtgtttttggtgtttttggATTTTAGTCAATTAATCTGCTTTTCTACGTTATTGTTGGTGTTTTTATTGTCAAAAGGTGTTTCTGGAGTCATCACTATTGTTTTCTACGTGTTGGTTTTGTGTTTGTCATCCATAATCGATTGCAAAATCGATTTTTGTCTAGAAAACCCTAATAATTAACCTGCTactgtcaagaacacactcggccgtgtgtGTACTGACAACCGACCGAGTGAGTCTTTAAATCGACCTTGTGTCAAGGACAATTGACCGTGTGAATTTAGACAGCTCATTTCCTTTTAAGACGCCGCTGTCTTGCCTGGCGCAATATCTCTATAAAAGTGCCCAGAGTCGAAAGCGATAGCGATATCGATAGCGATAGAGACATCGATGACATGGAAATAGAATGTTCGGACGGGGTATCCTTTGACGGCACTAGAGGTGAGTGTTTAGTGATGCAATCTCGTTTCATATGCGGTTTTGGCCCCAGAAAACTCGAAAGTGATAGCAAAACCCTTGAGATGGTTATGTTTTTCTGTGAGGAACATAGGAAGATCGGGGAAGATTTAGTATATGATTACCACATCTTCTACAATAAGCTGTTAATGTTTAATTCCAGATTTCGCCAACGCTATCAGAAGAATGCTCTTAATCTTATAATTGCTGCTTTCAATTTGAATTTGCGAAGCCTCATCGAACTAATGTTGGAAGACGTTGTTGACCTGTTCACCAAAATGACTAGTGATGAGGTTTACAAGATATTTTTCGTCAACTTGAAAGAGGACAGTGATCATCGTAAATTTCAATTTATGAAAGATCATCTCTATTATTACCCGTGGGCTTTTGAGGATATTGTTCCTTTGGACGACCAACACGATTCTGGCTCCACAGGAGCCGAACATCCCAACAATGATTGGAATTGGAATCCTGAGTTATTGAAAGTGAAATTCGATCGGTATAAACATCTAACATTCGATGAACGACGATAATGGCTAATAGCCACTACTACACATTTGAGAATACAAACCCCTCATAGAAACCCCGTTTTAAAGCAAGTTGAAAAAATATGGTTAAAAGGAAGTTAGCTGAAACCCCTAAGGTGTCAACAAGAGGGAGACAAAAGCATTTGAAGATTTTGGTTAAGGACGGAAGTTCATCTTCCACAACAAAGTCTCAGTCAAAGGTTGCTCCGGGTGTTCAAGCTACTGGTGGTTCTACTCAAACTCCACCCACTCAACTACAACAAACTACATCTTCTCAGCAAGTTCAAGCTTCTCAACGTCCTGAGGTTGTTTTAGGTGATTTGTCAGGAATAGTTAACCGGAGATTGATTCAGTTGTCTGCTGATTTCGCTAAATTCCAAAAGGCTGCTGGTGAAGACAAAAAGAAGACAGAAACTGAAATGTCTGAGTTGAGAAAGTTAGTTGATCGACAACAGTTGAAGATTGATAAACTGGAGAAAAATGTGGGAACTCAAGCCGGTGAAATCTTGACGCTTCAGACTCAAAATCAAGAATTGACTGAGAGGTTAAATGAATGGGAGAAAAAGGTTGTGGTTGAAgaggaagatggagaaccagatccGTTTGGTACTTTTGGTGAAGCAGAGGAAGACAGGGCTGTTGAAGTTGCAAAAGGCTACACGGAGGATAACCCGTTGTATGTAACTCCTCTTCAAGTTATAACAGTTGCAAAAGGCTACACGGAGGATAAAAACTAAGTATATACTTAATTTAAACGCATAAAAACCGAGTGTGTCTGTGGTCactatatatacgggtttagacttatttgatgaggttactcgtcccattcaccctaagtcgtaggttttcgtctccagagaaccctaacaccatataccaccgaaatatatcatctaggagtcgatctaatctaggttttgctgtaggtttgaccaattcgatcccaaaatgacccatatctcggtttaaccctaTTCTAGTGTATTTTGCCTCTAGTTTAGAGTCCAAGTGACCTAAGATCCTAAGAATAAACGTCTACAAAAGGTCATTCGATCTTCATATGTTTAAAGTGAGTTTTAGAGAACATACAATATTCAATACAATTTTGCAGAACATGATGATATGTTCTCACTTATTCCATTTCATTTATGTTGATGAAAATGTCATTTTTTTGGATCATTTAtgggtcatatatatatatatatatatatatatatatatatatatatatatatatatatatatatatatatatataggggcaggttcaAATGAGAACCAATAAaaaggtgagaactgcgagaactatttaatataatagtttttatgcgtttaaatgcaacaaatAACATGCAAATGTtatttaatgatatatatatatatatatatatatatatatatatatatatatatatatatatatatatatatatatatatatataggggcatgttCAAATGAGAACCAATGAaaaggtgagaactgcgagaactatttaaTATAATAGTTTTAtgcgtttaaatgcaacaaatAACATGCAAATGTTATTTaatgcacatatcattaacaaacatatgttcattagctcaaattacatgttaaattgttaattatatgaaactgttcacatgttcAGAAACAAATATGCATATGTGAACGAgaatctatatatttaattatataggtaaaatataagtgcTTTTCAACTATTTTAtattcattcatactcttcatcaaGATTTATGTGTGATTTAATCTAGTTACATGTGAAAACctttataaatcaaaagttctcgcagttctcgcctttttttatggttctcgtttgaacttttggcatAGAGGTGAGTTCAAATGAGAACCAAGAAAATTGCGAGAACTCTGAGAACCAATTTAAACCGTTTGATTGATTAGATCGATGACTAGGATTAAATGTATTATTTATcagtttataaatattaaatttatactaAAGAGGGTTTTTTGGAATAAAAAATGCGACGGAGCAAAACCGTATGTGTAGTTGAGAAAAAACAGGAAAGCGGTTTCAATTTttaatttaataatgataaaacatcCTCTTAAAATCCCTAATTGATAGCCTAACTATCGATTTGGAGTtgcttttttttttggaaaaaaaacCCTGTAACTGGATTATATACTACTCAAATTCGTATATCTGGATTGTTAGCATTCAAAGAGTCGACAAATCAAAAGCATATAATTATTTCATTCAATCGTTCAAGGTACGATTTGTTTAATtgattaatttttaattatttttatactTTAATTTGAatggttttatttttttttttaaatttttttttttttttttttttgtgtgtgataATCATTGTATATTTTAcagtgattaggtcatggatgctgTAGAGAAAAACTCCAAAAAAGATTATAATGTTTCAGGTATGAAATTCTCTGATTACATTTAATAATCTATTTCGTGATTTTTAATTATAATAGAAGATTATGTATAGTAACAATTCCACATGTTAAATTTATGCGTATCAGTTCACTTGTGTTCGTATGGACTTGTTTAGTTGGCAAAATTATGTTTTTGTGTTTATTTTTTTATGCTATGTGAACATGATAACTTGTGTTGTGTgaaattgttcagttgtttaatttttttttttgaaaagcatatatatatatatatatatatatatatatatatatatatatatatatatatatatatatatatatatatatatatatatattaatgaaataACCAACCCAATACAAGAGTGAGCATGGACCATAGATCAAGCCCAAAACTCACACAAAAAAAATCACATGTTCACGAAAACAAAACTTGTTTGCGAGTATAGCAAACCTAGTATTTTACAAGAGAAACACAACTATGAACTATGAATATAGACACTAGGATCACTCAACCACGTAAGCCAGTCTAATTTTTTCCCCCTCAATCTTTGCGAGATCCATTCAAATGATTTTATTTGAATCTCGTTCAAGGCCACCGGCATGTTCCAACTTTTACCACGAAAAACTTTATTATGGCGATTTTTCCAAATATAATATGCACACACCCATTCCACCGCTTGCCAAATCTTATTACCAACACACAACATTGAGACCGAAGCGTTACCTCGAAGGATTTCGTTGGTACTAAGATTAGAGAAATTTCCCAAACGGCACCATCCATATATCCGATTCCATAAATCGAATGAGTGTTTGCAAAAAATTAGAGAATGATCCACCATTTCCAAGTCATCGTCGCATAGGGGGCATCTAATGGTGTGTAGCTCTATTCCTCTTTTATCAAGCTCGGTTCTAACCGGTATCCGTTTTTTTGTTGCCCGCCACATGAAAATCTCCACTTTTTTTGACACGAAGTTGTTTCGGAGAGTTGCATGTGCATTGTTGCTGCTCGTGAGGACCTGTTCGTCAATAGCATCTGATAAGATTTTAACTGCAAAGCGTCCGTTTGAAGCTAAACCCCATCTCCAGCAATCTTTCTTTCGATGGTTGAAAGAGAAACCTGCAATAAGATTTACTAATTCGACAAGCTCGCTGTTTGTACGTCCCGTAGGAGATCGCGTCCAACTCCAGTTTGTGGATATATCAGCATCACCAATAATGATTCGATCAGAGATTAAAGCGTCCTTCGAACTTTCCAATCTAAACAGCATGGGAAACTTGTTTTGAAGTTTGAAATCACCGATCCATTGTTCGTCCCAAAATGCCGTTGATGACCCGTCTCCAATAAACTTTACAAAAGAATTTCGGAAAGGAATATTTAACTCATCAATTTCGGTACCTGCCATAATGATATTATGCCAAAGACCTAAAGTTGTGGAATGATTTGCATCAAACCCCAACCCCAAGCCACCATGCGCGCCATGAATACTACTAATGATTTTGACCCAAAGAGCatcggtttcggttttaaacctccaccaccattttcctAAAAGAGCTAGATTTTTACTTTTTAAAGACCCGATATTTAACCCCCCATTCCCATAAGATGATAAGACATGATCCCATTTTACCCATGACATTTTTGAACCCGAAaaagacccgccccaaaaaaagttACGCCTCACACTCTCTAGCAATTTTATCACACAAGACGGGGCACGGAAAAGCGAGAAATAATACAACGGGAGACTACTTATAACCGATTTAATGAGTAccaatctgtgatgacccggagatttccgaccaaatttaaacttaatctgtaaatgtttacgacacgataagcgaagtctgtaatgttgagtcaccaaaattttgaaccgtttcatacattcatgtaacttcgaccattgccgacgattcacgaaccattgtttataaataaatacatatgtgtatataaatgtaagtatatataataattggaattaAATGTAAGTAagaatacagaataattaagttactattaaaataaataatatatacatataaattctaaacatgagtaatattagatatattaaattataaatagTAAAGATTTAATAAGATACtgtattatagatattatataattagtaaacatgatacaataaataaattataaaagtaattataaggtaaaaatataattattaatatagttattattactttcatgatgattaaagataaatgctaatattaaacattattattagtaaagattataaatttaataattattatggttattaaaagtattattattaatgtgattACAAAAATTAACATCTTATTAAAGATTGTTACTAACAttattttttattagtattattattaatattatctttattattaacattactagttTTGCtaaacaataatattagtattactaataatattatgtttccttaatatgtaaaatacataaataattagatatataaataagtagatacagatatatacagatatataggtatggttaaatacaaatatataataggaaattagtttttatttttaaagataataattattattattaatacaattattattaatacttattaatccATATAACTACAAAAACTGTTTTAATCTTGTTCATTGCTGTACAATCTGTCGATCTAATTGATATCAATATCACAGATAAGTTAAAATCAGTTAGAAATTGCTatcaccttttattttatttttatttattctgtacgattaattgatttccttgtcgATTGTATCTTGCTACAAAACAACTACAATTGAATCTGGTAcggtttaaatatctcatttacaTTCTTTATAAGAGTAGAGTTGATTCagtaaaaagaagaaaaaaaaatcaattaATGAAACCGTTTATCTATGTTATTGAGTCAAATGGTGAAAAACTCGAGTTCaaattgtttttcaaaatctaataatgcaaaaATGTTAGGAATCCCTTACTCAATCTTTCTGTAAAGATTCAAAACCCAATTCCTAATATCaagttcgaattttcgagtcaaactttagtttcaaaaagtcaaacatcgtgttcatcgcgaaattcgtaatcGTGTTGAAGTTTTTAGTTCAATTGATGATTACAAAAGATTCTAGGTGTGATTTGAAACTTAACTCGTGTTATAACCTTGGTCTATAACCCTCTCGAAATCAAaaagtgaatttaaaaaaaaaaaaaaaaacagcaacAGCAGTAAGctgtttaataattttttttattttttttcttttcatttttagaTAAATATAAACCTTTGTTTGTGATTTTAATTTGTGATGAAGAATTAAAAATCATTGTTTAGAAGAACTGAGGAAAAATCAAGTTCTGTTAGATTATAGAAGAAGAAATAGGACAACGAATATCAGTGTTAAAATCATTTAAGTGTAAGGATAATCAGAAAAATAAGAGCAGCGTGATGGTTGGGTCTTTGATTAGGGAACAagaggtcacaggttcaatcccTGCTGTgccacattttttttaaaaaagaagaaCCAGAATTGCTGTTGGGCCGAGAATTTatttctattgggcctaacaaaccccatccaaagtaccggatgctttagtacttcgaaatttatatcatgtccgaaggaggatcccggaatgataggggatattcttatatgtatattgtgaatgtcggttaccaggtgttcaatccatatgaatgatttttgtctctatgcatgggacgtaaatttatgagaaatgaaaatcttgtggtctattataatgatggaaatgattatttatgttaaactaatgaactcaccaaccttttggttgacactttaaagcatatttattctcaggtatgaaagaagtcttccgctgtgcaaattgctcattttaaagatattacttagagtcattcatgacatattttaaaagatgttgcattcgagtcgttgagttcattaagattattattaagtcaattatagttagatatattataaaatggtatgcatgccgtcaactttctatgtaatgaaagattgtcttttcaaaaatgaatgcaatgtttgtaaaatgtatcatatagaggtcaagtacctcgcaatgtaatcaactgttgtgaatcgtttataatcgatatggactttgtccagatggattaggacgggtcattagagttggtatcagagcggtggtcttagcgaaccaggtctgcgttagtgtgtctaactgataagtcgttaggatgcattagtgagtctggacttcgaccgtgtctgcatgtcaaaagttttgcttatcatatctagtcggaaatcatctgctcatcatccttaggaaattacctgcttatcattcttagtctagacacatcttactgcaatgattgcatgaatagtgtatagacaaaattcgtatcttagcatatctgctaattcatatcttagcgtatctgttactgtaaacgttgcctgacattttccgtagattcctccgtaacttatgggattttagtattatatatgcatatgtaaattatgtattgcaggatattaatctacatcctataatctatttcttgtcgaaaatccttcatctgatcgtacgagatgaatccctcaaccagttggagtccctcagatttcgatagctattccgatagttattccgacagctattccgacatgaatattcacctaagttccaaagcggtgtcacc
The window above is part of the Rutidosis leptorrhynchoides isolate AG116_Rl617_1_P2 chromosome 1, CSIRO_AGI_Rlap_v1, whole genome shotgun sequence genome. Proteins encoded here:
- the LOC139889361 gene encoding uncharacterized protein; its protein translation is MSQEQGYVEAKLTMKNMLNVIPQLKASMTENQQKNFGGTCFGPWLDLSYTGNDPGLVHAMLQRKSERPIGIDEKYPADDEEIWFSFRPNFKIRFSRREFCLITGFKFSRRTDMAHYIPRSYDVETPPIRRRCFPNRKVNSNITITDIQKLLYDGADFVVSDDDVVRLAIILIVERAFMGKQGIHVVSKKYLWLVEDFAKLNDYPWGNRIWDATYPVVKDGFQARESQLEVGKGYTLVGFMWSFKIWILEAYRRTIKSFAHKTYKNGVPRALFWKRSSAETFSVTDYLHLLNVMIYLASLRDQGARFVLATLRLHLTSYRQRKSSLASSVIRRKDARPTLRLVTDDVTRKVHGLRVCFRDASCQYFDGTEVDEEVEEPVEDEPVNEEHGGGEQSQSQSQSQSQSQTQSNLSTDAKELYMSLVKRMDRQEKELQECRTQINDHERRISEQEKRISEQEQNQDEELLGRSFSDNENDKSAQRIRRGMRDRRPTRVLSSPFTTPGYRKPIEKLSDDVARKVKRLRVSEAEEVVNLDTEEQGVVEEEPHPIVEEDVVAPIVKKRKRSQKDWVNDEEIWSMVDRLVNDQGTLLPPPPNAWRDGRKHVGPAKDPKSMVDSKQETRCMFIFQNENFIYLTPEFWIRLLGLGYSGYLENLHIDGWATLMLRYRQRVLPRASQYSTPIIPTDSFACSSRWTVMPLGFLSSLAAFQSYYDDTQREEEKRKEAEKRGEVAITGENPPDYMYLIGLGDGSDELYPSWAYCDKILIPVHFYDAQHFILIVLNLEEQKILVYDSLPGHVDQEIFKLTKDLGDQLPVYLRAIDYFNQKQDSQIVDYLENKESIEFMTEAAPVVPVQGGSNGDCGVWVCIHMERVIFGWDEIPNIGDPKKAAEDYRVRMAKTFFRARFDTQEPPPKEKAKVGN